In one Nocardioides luteus genomic region, the following are encoded:
- the groES gene encoding co-chaperone GroES → MSVNIKPLEDRIVVKAVEAEQTTASGLVIPDTAKEKPQEGEVLALGPGRIDDKGNRVPLDVAVGDKVIYSKYGGTEVKYAGEEYLILSARDILAVIA, encoded by the coding sequence GTGTCGGTCAACATCAAGCCGCTCGAGGACCGCATCGTCGTGAAGGCCGTCGAGGCCGAGCAGACCACCGCCTCGGGCCTGGTCATCCCGGACACGGCCAAGGAGAAGCCCCAGGAGGGCGAGGTCCTGGCCCTCGGTCCGGGTCGCATCGACGACAAGGGCAACCGCGTCCCGCTCGACGTCGCCGTCGGCGACAAGGTCATCTACAGCAAGTACGGCGGCACCGAGGTGAAGTACGCCGGCGAGGAGTACCTCATCCTGTCGGCCCGCGACATCCTCGCGGTCATCGCCTGA
- a CDS encoding class I SAM-dependent methyltransferase: MDLDAFAWLLTDDGQRLLARATEMTSSDAADGKGSALAVQTALRKDETAERVAAAMTQVELRRKATAKFGDLAPRMYFTPDGLEQATRLAVAHHRSARLRAFDAASVIDLGCGIGGDLIASSRAGLTAAGVDNDPERVAVAQANLDALGLPGAVTVADATGVDHSPFDVAYADPARRGAKGRVFSAEGWTPPWSWVETLFDRDACVKVAPGIPHDLVPEKVEAEWVSDRGEVKEAALWSGSLASTHRRATVIGERGLATLTSEDDPGGEVGEVAEFLYEPDGAVIRAGLVTAVAAGVQGHLVDEHIAYVTSSASFETPFARGYQVLEELPYREKQLKAALRERGIGKLTIKKRGVQVVPEQLRKRLALSGTAEATVVLTRVAGEGTCLLVRPF; encoded by the coding sequence ATGGACCTCGATGCCTTCGCCTGGTTGCTGACCGATGACGGGCAACGGCTGTTGGCGCGGGCCACCGAGATGACGTCGTCGGACGCTGCCGACGGCAAAGGCTCGGCTCTGGCGGTGCAGACCGCTCTGCGCAAGGACGAGACCGCCGAGCGCGTGGCCGCCGCGATGACCCAGGTCGAACTGCGCCGGAAGGCGACCGCCAAGTTCGGCGACCTGGCGCCCAGGATGTACTTCACCCCCGACGGCCTCGAGCAGGCCACCCGCCTCGCCGTCGCCCACCACCGGTCGGCGCGGCTGCGTGCCTTCGACGCGGCGAGCGTCATCGACCTCGGCTGCGGGATCGGCGGCGACCTGATCGCCTCCTCGCGCGCCGGGCTCACCGCTGCCGGGGTCGACAACGATCCGGAACGGGTCGCCGTCGCCCAGGCGAATCTCGATGCTCTCGGGCTGCCCGGCGCGGTCACCGTCGCCGACGCGACCGGCGTCGACCATTCCCCGTTCGACGTGGCGTACGCCGATCCGGCACGTCGCGGCGCCAAGGGCCGGGTCTTCTCTGCCGAGGGGTGGACCCCGCCGTGGTCGTGGGTCGAGACGCTCTTCGACCGCGATGCCTGCGTGAAGGTCGCACCGGGGATCCCGCACGACCTCGTCCCCGAGAAGGTCGAGGCCGAGTGGGTCAGTGACCGGGGCGAGGTCAAGGAGGCCGCGCTGTGGTCGGGCTCGCTGGCCAGTACGCATCGACGCGCCACCGTGATCGGCGAGCGCGGCCTGGCGACGCTCACCTCCGAGGATGATCCGGGCGGCGAGGTCGGCGAGGTCGCCGAGTTCCTCTACGAGCCCGACGGCGCGGTGATCCGTGCCGGGCTGGTCACCGCCGTCGCCGCCGGGGTGCAGGGGCACCTGGTCGACGAGCACATCGCGTACGTCACCTCCTCCGCCTCCTTCGAGACGCCCTTCGCCCGTGGGTATCAGGTGCTCGAGGAGCTCCCCTACCGGGAGAAGCAGCTCAAGGCGGCGCTCCGCGAGCGGGGCATCGGGAAGCTGACCATCAAGAAGCGCGGCGTGCAGGTCGTGCCCGAACAGCTCCGCAAGCGGCTCGCGCTGTCGGGCACGGCCGAGGCGACGGTCGTGCTCACCAGGGTTGCCGGCGAGGGGACGTGTCTGTTGGTACGGCCCTTCTGA
- the tsaD gene encoding tRNA (adenosine(37)-N6)-threonylcarbamoyltransferase complex transferase subunit TsaD, with protein MTSGALVDEPLVLGIETSCDETGIGVVRGHTLLADAVASSVEEHARFGGVVPEVASRAHLEAMVPTIERACEESGIKLNDVDAVAVTAGPGLAGALLVGVAAAKALALGLDKPIYGVNHLASHVAVDQLQHGPLPEPCVAMLVSGGHSSLLKVTDITEGVDPMGATIDDAAGEAFDKVARLLGLGFPGGPVIDRTATSGSSIAIDFPRGLTSRRDLERHRFDFSFSGLKTAVARWIEAKERSGEPVPVADVAASFQEAVVDVLVRKALDAASSEGIEDIIIGGGVAANSRLRVLAEERATKLGIRVRVPRPGLCTDNGAMVAALGAEMVARGRTPSALDLPADSSQPITTVLV; from the coding sequence ATGACTTCCGGTGCCCTCGTTGATGAGCCCCTGGTCCTCGGGATCGAGACGTCGTGCGATGAGACGGGAATCGGTGTCGTGCGCGGTCACACGCTGCTGGCCGACGCGGTGGCGAGCAGCGTCGAGGAGCATGCCCGGTTCGGTGGGGTCGTTCCCGAGGTCGCGAGCCGGGCGCACCTGGAGGCGATGGTGCCGACGATCGAGCGTGCCTGCGAGGAGTCGGGGATCAAGCTGAACGACGTCGACGCGGTCGCCGTCACCGCCGGCCCCGGGCTCGCCGGCGCCCTGCTGGTCGGGGTGGCCGCGGCCAAGGCCCTCGCTCTCGGGCTCGACAAGCCGATCTACGGGGTCAACCACCTGGCCTCGCACGTCGCGGTCGACCAGCTCCAGCACGGCCCGCTGCCCGAACCCTGCGTGGCGATGCTCGTCTCCGGCGGCCACTCCAGTCTGCTCAAGGTCACCGACATCACCGAGGGCGTCGACCCGATGGGCGCGACGATCGACGACGCAGCGGGGGAGGCCTTCGACAAGGTCGCCCGGCTGCTCGGTCTGGGCTTCCCTGGCGGCCCGGTGATCGACAGGACCGCCACCTCGGGCAGCTCGATCGCGATCGACTTCCCCCGCGGGCTGACCAGCCGCCGCGACCTCGAACGACACCGCTTCGACTTCTCCTTCTCCGGCCTCAAGACCGCGGTCGCCCGCTGGATCGAGGCCAAGGAGCGCAGCGGCGAGCCGGTCCCGGTCGCCGACGTGGCCGCCAGCTTCCAGGAGGCCGTGGTCGACGTCCTGGTGCGGAAGGCCCTCGACGCGGCCTCCTCCGAAGGCATCGAGGACATCATCATCGGCGGCGGGGTCGCTGCCAACAGCCGGCTCCGCGTGCTCGCCGAGGAGCGGGCCACCAAGCTCGGCATCCGGGTCCGGGTCCCGCGCCCGGGCCTGTGCACGGACAACGGTGCGATGGTGGCGGCTCTCGGGGCGGAGATGGTGGCGAGGGGGCGTACGCCCTCGGCCCTGGATCTTCCGGCCGACTCCTCCCAGCCGATCACGACCGTCCTGGTCTGA
- a CDS encoding TetR/AcrR family transcriptional regulator, whose translation MAFNRSGFESTTAGLALARTIGRDGLRAPTLKVVAEEANMAVSTLHKWFAGRENMLPHATAGFAGIYWEEIARRVNLRGWAGYLPSTGDELFFLRAWLGIEELARTNDDVGEAVRYLWHNVRFWLSSSIGRELTDYESGGLVILLRGLWDGLCSADPVEPDLAQQLWAAAYSALHDDLDSAQAA comes from the coding sequence ATGGCCTTCAACCGCAGCGGTTTCGAATCGACGACAGCCGGCCTCGCCCTGGCGAGGACGATCGGGCGCGACGGCTTGCGTGCGCCCACCCTCAAGGTGGTTGCCGAGGAGGCGAACATGGCGGTGTCGACGCTGCACAAGTGGTTCGCCGGGCGGGAGAACATGCTGCCCCATGCCACCGCCGGATTCGCCGGCATCTACTGGGAGGAGATCGCTCGGCGCGTGAACCTACGGGGATGGGCCGGCTACCTGCCTTCTACGGGGGACGAGCTGTTCTTTCTCAGGGCCTGGCTGGGCATCGAGGAACTCGCTCGGACGAACGACGATGTCGGCGAGGCGGTCCGCTACCTGTGGCACAACGTCAGGTTCTGGCTCAGCAGCTCGATCGGCCGGGAACTCACCGACTACGAATCGGGTGGGCTGGTGATATTGCTCCGTGGGCTGTGGGACGGCCTCTGCTCCGCCGATCCGGTCGAGCCTGATCTCGCGCAACAACTCTGGGCCGCCGCTTACTCAGCCCTCCACGACGATCTGGACAGCGCCCAAGCCGCCTGA
- the rimI gene encoding ribosomal protein S18-alanine N-acetyltransferase: MTVRSAGPDDVDAIADLEVEAFPDDAWTPEYLQVAIEGKMPTVRILVAVDDAGTVVGHALVSVVYEIAELQRIATAEEQRRRGIGGSLLAASIDLARSEGAERLLLEVREGNVAALQFYDQAGFVEIDRRERYYRDGATGIVLAMELAGPTATSG; this comes from the coding sequence GTGACCGTACGCTCGGCGGGTCCGGACGACGTCGACGCGATCGCCGACCTCGAGGTCGAGGCGTTTCCCGACGACGCCTGGACGCCCGAGTACCTGCAGGTGGCGATCGAAGGCAAGATGCCCACCGTCCGGATCCTGGTCGCCGTCGATGACGCGGGGACGGTCGTCGGTCATGCGCTGGTGAGCGTCGTCTACGAGATCGCCGAGCTCCAGCGGATCGCGACCGCCGAGGAGCAGCGCCGCCGTGGGATCGGTGGGTCGCTCCTCGCGGCGTCGATCGACCTCGCTCGGAGCGAGGGAGCCGAGCGACTTCTCCTCGAGGTGCGTGAAGGCAACGTCGCGGCCCTCCAGTTCTACGACCAGGCGGGATTCGTCGAGATCGACCGTCGCGAGCGCTACTACCGCGACGGGGCGACGGGGATCGTGCTGGCGATGGAGCTCGCCGGCCCGACGGCGACATCTGGCTGA
- the tsaB gene encoding tRNA (adenosine(37)-N6)-threonylcarbamoyltransferase complex dimerization subunit type 1 TsaB — MLLAFDTATPQVTVALHDGDDVVAELASDRTMKHGEQLAPLISDILAAAGIVRQDLTAIAVGAGPGPFTGLRVGLVTARTLGFALDIPVYAACTLDVLAVEAVVSTSSTTRDIEGGFFVATDARRKEVYLASYDADGVRLEGPVVARPADVATSMPVVGEGALLYPDAFPTPLGPQRPSAGWLARAVAEERVELMDPEPLYLRRPDAVEQAAQKKAQKKVLQ, encoded by the coding sequence GTGCTTCTCGCCTTTGACACCGCAACACCTCAGGTCACCGTGGCGCTCCACGACGGTGACGACGTCGTCGCCGAGCTCGCCTCCGACCGGACCATGAAGCACGGCGAGCAGCTCGCGCCGCTGATCTCCGACATCCTGGCGGCGGCCGGGATCGTACGTCAGGACCTGACCGCCATCGCCGTGGGCGCCGGTCCGGGGCCGTTCACCGGTCTCCGGGTCGGTCTGGTCACCGCCCGGACGCTCGGGTTCGCGCTGGATATCCCGGTCTACGCGGCCTGCACCCTGGACGTGCTCGCGGTGGAGGCCGTGGTCTCGACAAGCTCGACCACCAGGGACATCGAGGGCGGGTTCTTCGTGGCGACCGATGCGCGGCGCAAGGAGGTCTACCTGGCCTCCTACGACGCGGATGGCGTACGCCTCGAGGGACCTGTCGTCGCCCGCCCTGCCGACGTCGCCACCTCGATGCCGGTGGTCGGTGAGGGGGCGTTGCTCTACCCGGACGCGTTCCCGACGCCGCTCGGTCCGCAGCGTCCCTCCGCGGGTTGGCTGGCCCGTGCGGTGGCCGAGGAGCGGGTCGAGCTGATGGACCCCGAACCGCTCTATCTGCGCCGGCCCGATGCGGTGGAGCAGGCTGCGCAGAAGAAGGCGCAGAAGAAGGTCTTGCAGTGA
- the tsaE gene encoding tRNA (adenosine(37)-N6)-threonylcarbamoyltransferase complex ATPase subunit type 1 TsaE, with amino-acid sequence MTLDFERVGAEAAAEVLAIVRTAFSARRALDPPADALGETEASMKDRLSGFGGVLARLDGVGVGTVVMDPADSTMWLRRFAVLPDQQGHGVAHKMVTYAAGLARSEGFGDLAVIAREELPETLRFWERQGFREVSRDSPAVRLHRPLNEHVVEALDPDAMFELGRRVAGLLAAGDVLVLSGGLGAGKTTFTKGLGAGLGVRGEITSPTFVIARVHPSTVGGPELVHVDAYRLGGIEELDDLDLDTDLDDAVTVVEWGEGLAEGLSESRLEIRIVRAEADEAPLDLVDAPDGADPRRVEIVPVGARWRGVDLSAL; translated from the coding sequence ATGACGCTCGACTTCGAGCGGGTCGGGGCGGAGGCCGCGGCCGAGGTGCTCGCCATCGTCCGCACGGCCTTCTCCGCCCGCCGAGCCCTGGACCCGCCCGCCGATGCGCTCGGGGAGACCGAGGCGTCGATGAAGGATCGCCTCTCCGGCTTCGGGGGCGTCCTGGCGCGGTTGGACGGGGTCGGCGTCGGGACCGTCGTGATGGATCCCGCCGACTCGACCATGTGGCTGCGTCGTTTCGCTGTTCTGCCTGATCAGCAGGGTCATGGCGTAGCGCACAAGATGGTGACGTACGCCGCCGGGCTGGCGCGCTCGGAGGGTTTCGGCGATCTCGCGGTGATCGCTCGTGAGGAGCTGCCGGAGACGTTGCGGTTCTGGGAGCGGCAAGGCTTTCGCGAGGTCTCGCGGGATTCGCCCGCGGTGCGGCTGCATCGTCCGCTGAACGAGCATGTCGTCGAGGCGCTCGACCCCGACGCGATGTTCGAGCTGGGCCGGCGGGTGGCCGGTCTGCTCGCCGCCGGGGACGTACTCGTCCTCTCCGGCGGCCTCGGTGCCGGCAAGACCACCTTCACCAAGGGCCTCGGGGCGGGGCTGGGGGTGCGCGGTGAGATCACCTCGCCGACCTTCGTGATCGCCCGGGTGCATCCCTCGACGGTCGGCGGGCCCGAGCTCGTCCACGTCGACGCCTATCGGCTGGGCGGGATCGAGGAGCTCGACGACCTCGACCTGGACACCGATCTCGACGATGCGGTCACCGTCGTCGAGTGGGGTGAGGGCCTGGCCGAGGGGCTCTCCGAGTCGCGGCTGGAGATCCGGATCGTCCGTGCCGAGGCCGACGAGGCTCCGCTGGATCTGGTCGATGCGCCCGACGGCGCCGATCCTCGGCGCGTGGAGATCGTTCCTGTCGGGGCCCGTTGGCGCGGCGTCGACCTGAGCGCGCTCTAG
- a CDS encoding alpha/beta fold hydrolase, with protein sequence MSIATRIGQIAAGTLGAAAVAAAARGAVVVKKRRRAIEERPEDRTPLGTLRSCPVTVVTSDGVPLHVEVDEVDAAHTHNGGSSNVTLVFVHGYCLNLDCWHFQRAAYRGLVRSVFYDQRSHGRSGRSSLGNATIDQLGDDLLRVLDAVVPEGPVILVGHSMGGMTIAALAEDHPELFAPYDEGGRIIGAALISTTAGGLDPSRLLIPVLPAKLSGGIANSTMRTLARGHGIVDRFRAMGSSVATVFTDVFAFGDEVPEAYVEFVDGLLSQTPFEVVAEFFPSFRALDKFSSITTLGRVPTTVICGTADRLTSIGHSRKLHSYIPGSRLVECENAGHMVILERHGQVNAELDQLLASATRDAASA encoded by the coding sequence ATGAGCATCGCAACACGGATCGGTCAGATCGCGGCAGGGACGTTGGGGGCTGCTGCGGTCGCTGCCGCGGCCCGCGGCGCGGTCGTGGTCAAGAAGCGCCGCCGCGCGATCGAGGAACGCCCCGAGGACCGGACCCCGCTCGGCACGCTGCGGTCCTGTCCGGTCACGGTGGTGACCTCCGACGGCGTACCTCTCCACGTCGAGGTCGACGAGGTCGACGCGGCGCACACCCATAACGGCGGGTCGAGCAACGTGACGCTCGTCTTCGTGCACGGCTACTGCCTCAACCTCGACTGCTGGCACTTCCAGCGCGCCGCCTACCGCGGCCTGGTGCGGTCGGTCTTCTACGACCAGCGCAGCCACGGCCGCAGCGGCCGGTCCTCGCTCGGCAACGCCACGATCGACCAGCTCGGTGACGACCTGCTCCGGGTGCTGGACGCGGTCGTGCCGGAGGGTCCGGTGATCCTGGTCGGCCACTCGATGGGCGGGATGACGATCGCCGCGCTCGCCGAGGACCACCCCGAGCTGTTCGCTCCCTACGACGAGGGTGGCCGCATCATCGGCGCCGCCCTGATCTCGACGACCGCCGGTGGTCTGGACCCGAGCCGGCTGCTGATCCCGGTGCTCCCGGCCAAGCTGTCCGGCGGGATCGCCAACAGCACCATGCGCACACTGGCCCGCGGGCACGGCATCGTCGACCGGTTCCGCGCCATGGGGTCCTCGGTGGCGACCGTCTTCACCGACGTGTTCGCCTTCGGGGACGAGGTGCCCGAGGCGTACGTCGAGTTCGTCGACGGGCTGCTCTCGCAGACGCCGTTCGAGGTGGTCGCGGAGTTCTTCCCGAGCTTCCGTGCGCTGGACAAGTTCTCGTCGATCACCACGCTCGGCCGGGTGCCGACCACGGTCATCTGCGGCACCGCGGACCGGCTCACCTCGATCGGCCACAGCCGCAAGCTGCACTCCTACATCCCCGGCTCGCGGCTGGTGGAGTGCGAGAACGCCGGTCACATGGTCATCCTCGAGCGGCACGGTCAGGTCAACGCCGAGCTCGACCAGCTGCTCGCCTCGGCCACCCGGGATGCGGCATCGGCATGA
- the alr gene encoding alanine racemase, which produces MSPSPAPRAPLRRAEIVIDLAAIRHNVSRLKEHLRTPIMTVVKADGYGHGLVQAGRAAREGGADWLGVASADEALALRAAGDEGRLLAWLIMPSEPAEDLVAADIDVTAYTVADLEKFAAAGDALGRTPRVQLKVDTGLSRGGAAFADWGNLVARARILEAEGAIRVTGIWSHFSASENTADPASALQEKVFGEALAVAEEAGLRPEVRHLANSAGALLRPSARLDLVRVGIATYGIDPAPGVEGSPWDELGLVPAMTVRAELALVKQIEAGAGVSYNHTWVAEEPTTVGLIPVGYAEGIQRRAGNRASVWVDGARRPVRGTVCMDQIVVDLGDASVEPGAEVVLWGTGADGEPTAQDWAEASETIAYEVVTRIGGRMKRRYVDTEQTEQGGDQ; this is translated from the coding sequence ATGTCACCGAGCCCAGCGCCTCGGGCTCCGCTTCGGCGAGCCGAGATCGTCATCGACCTCGCCGCGATCCGCCACAACGTCTCGCGGCTGAAGGAGCACCTTCGTACGCCGATCATGACGGTGGTGAAGGCCGACGGCTACGGGCACGGCCTGGTCCAGGCCGGACGGGCCGCTCGCGAGGGCGGTGCCGACTGGCTCGGCGTGGCCTCGGCCGACGAGGCGCTCGCGCTGCGCGCTGCCGGCGACGAGGGCCGGCTGCTGGCCTGGCTGATCATGCCGAGCGAACCCGCCGAGGACCTCGTGGCCGCGGACATCGACGTCACCGCCTACACCGTCGCCGACCTGGAGAAGTTCGCCGCCGCCGGCGACGCCCTGGGCCGTACGCCGCGGGTGCAGCTCAAGGTGGACACCGGGCTCTCCCGGGGTGGTGCGGCCTTCGCCGACTGGGGCAACCTGGTCGCTCGGGCGCGGATCCTCGAGGCCGAGGGAGCGATCCGGGTCACCGGGATCTGGTCCCACTTCAGCGCGAGCGAGAACACCGCCGACCCGGCCAGCGCCCTCCAGGAGAAGGTCTTCGGCGAGGCGCTCGCGGTCGCCGAGGAGGCCGGCCTCCGGCCCGAGGTGCGCCACCTGGCCAACTCCGCGGGAGCGCTGCTGCGCCCCAGTGCACGGCTCGACCTGGTGCGGGTCGGGATCGCGACGTACGGCATCGACCCGGCGCCGGGCGTGGAGGGATCGCCGTGGGACGAGCTCGGACTCGTCCCGGCGATGACCGTGCGCGCCGAGCTGGCGCTGGTGAAGCAGATCGAGGCCGGTGCCGGCGTCTCCTACAACCACACCTGGGTGGCCGAGGAGCCGACCACCGTCGGGCTGATCCCGGTCGGCTACGCCGAGGGCATCCAGCGGCGTGCCGGGAACCGTGCGTCGGTGTGGGTGGACGGCGCGCGGCGCCCCGTGCGCGGCACCGTCTGCATGGACCAGATCGTGGTCGATCTCGGCGACGCCTCGGTCGAACCAGGTGCCGAGGTGGTTCTGTGGGGTACCGGTGCCGACGGCGAGCCGACCGCCCAGGACTGGGCCGAGGCGAGCGAGACCATCGCCTACGAGGTCGTCACCAGGATCGGAGGACGGATGAAGCGCCGTTACGTCGACACCGAGCAGACCGAACAGGGAGGCGACCAATGA
- a CDS encoding NAD(P)H-hydrate epimerase, which produces MASLPEGALMQRAAAGLAYAIIGHLGGAYGRRVVLLVGSGDNGGDALYAGALLARRGARVEAWLLSDRAHAGGISALKAAGGTVSSGVVISTSSTTGADVVVDGIVGIGGKPGLRPEAEAALEMLAGVPVVAVDTPSGVCVDAGEVDGAHVTADLTVTFGTYKPCHLLDPAASACGKVELIDIGLDLPTPAIESLEAADVAALVPRPAPDVHKYTRGVVGLRVGSATYPGAALLAVAGANTGLAGMVRYVGTASEWVKRQHPEVVGDGQAQAWVVGSGSADGANSALAFARASGVPLVIDADSLRPLSGPLGVPAILTPHAGELATLIREDRADIEARPLHYARLAAQRFHAVVLLKGRRTTIASPDPDTPVRVNTTGTSWLATAGSGDVLGGLIGSLLATGLAPIDAASAGAWLHGAAATLASAGGPVTASGVAAAIPAVIRSLPAV; this is translated from the coding sequence ATGGCGAGCCTGCCAGAAGGCGCCCTGATGCAGCGCGCGGCGGCCGGGCTGGCGTACGCGATCATCGGTCACCTCGGCGGTGCCTACGGCCGCCGGGTCGTCCTGCTGGTCGGGAGCGGCGACAACGGCGGAGACGCTTTGTACGCCGGGGCGCTGCTCGCGCGTCGCGGCGCTCGGGTCGAGGCGTGGTTGCTGTCGGATCGGGCGCATGCGGGTGGGATCAGTGCTCTGAAGGCGGCAGGGGGGACTGTTTCCTCTGGGGTGGTCATCTCGACAAGCTCGACCACCGGTGCGGATGTCGTCGTCGACGGGATCGTGGGGATCGGGGGGAAGCCGGGGCTCCGGCCGGAGGCCGAGGCGGCGCTGGAGATGCTCGCCGGCGTTCCGGTCGTCGCCGTCGACACGCCGAGCGGGGTCTGCGTCGATGCCGGGGAGGTCGACGGTGCGCACGTGACTGCCGACCTGACGGTCACCTTCGGCACCTACAAGCCGTGCCATCTGCTCGACCCGGCGGCCTCGGCCTGCGGGAAGGTCGAGCTGATCGACATCGGCCTCGACCTCCCGACGCCGGCCATCGAGAGCCTCGAGGCGGCCGACGTGGCCGCACTGGTGCCGCGCCCGGCCCCGGACGTGCACAAGTACACCCGCGGCGTGGTCGGCCTGCGGGTCGGCAGCGCCACCTATCCCGGCGCCGCGCTGCTCGCCGTCGCCGGCGCCAACACCGGGCTCGCCGGGATGGTCCGCTACGTCGGGACCGCCTCGGAGTGGGTCAAGCGCCAGCACCCGGAGGTGGTCGGCGACGGACAGGCCCAGGCGTGGGTGGTCGGCTCGGGCAGCGCCGACGGGGCCAACAGCGCGCTCGCGTTCGCGCGGGCCAGCGGCGTACCTCTGGTCATCGACGCCGACAGCCTCCGGCCGTTGTCGGGGCCGCTCGGCGTGCCGGCGATCCTGACTCCGCACGCGGGCGAGCTGGCGACGCTGATCCGGGAGGACCGCGCCGACATCGAGGCCCGGCCGCTGCACTACGCACGGCTCGCGGCCCAGCGGTTCCACGCGGTGGTGCTGCTCAAGGGCCGCCGCACCACGATCGCCTCGCCGGACCCCGACACGCCGGTACGCGTCAACACCACCGGCACCTCCTGGCTGGCCACCGCCGGGTCGGGCGACGTGCTCGGCGGGCTGATCGGCTCGCTCCTCGCCACCGGGCTCGCGCCCATCGACGCGGCCTCGGCCGGGGCCTGGCTGCACGGCGCGGCGGCGACGCTGGCGAGCGCCGGCGGGCCGGTCACGGCGAGCGGCGTCGCCGCGGCGATACCTGCCGTTATCCGATCCCTTCCTGCTGTCTGA
- a CDS encoding holo-ACP synthase, which produces MAVIGVGIDVCDLARFEESLERTPRLRERLFTPAEAGKPMASLAARFAAKEALAKALGAPQGMEWHDAEVISESSGQPRFELRGTVLAQATKLGVATVHLSLSHDAGIASAMVVLED; this is translated from the coding sequence ATGGCCGTCATCGGAGTCGGGATCGACGTGTGCGACCTGGCGCGCTTCGAGGAGTCGCTGGAGCGTACGCCGCGGCTGCGTGAGCGCCTGTTCACCCCCGCCGAGGCGGGCAAGCCGATGGCGTCGCTGGCCGCCCGGTTCGCCGCCAAGGAGGCGCTCGCCAAGGCGCTTGGCGCGCCGCAGGGGATGGAGTGGCACGACGCCGAGGTGATCTCGGAGTCGTCGGGGCAGCCGCGGTTCGAGCTCCGCGGCACGGTGCTGGCGCAGGCCACGAAGCTCGGCGTCGCCACCGTCCACCTCTCGCTCTCCCACGACGCCGGCATCGCCTCGGCCATGGTCGTCCTGGAGGACTGA